From a region of the Aeoliella mucimassa genome:
- a CDS encoding tautomerase family protein has translation MPHVIVKLWPGKSEQQKTDLANQITEAVMATLGYGEESISVAMEEVSSKDWKQKVYDTDILHGEGELYKKPGYRM, from the coding sequence ATGCCACACGTGATAGTCAAACTCTGGCCCGGAAAATCGGAGCAACAGAAAACCGACTTGGCGAATCAGATTACCGAAGCGGTGATGGCGACTCTGGGGTATGGAGAGGAGTCGATATCGGTCGCTATGGAGGAGGTGAGTTCCAAGGACTGGAAGCAAAAAGTATATGACACCGATATTCTCCATGGAGAGGGAGAACTCTACAAGAAGCCTGGCTACCGCATGTAA
- a CDS encoding alpha/beta hydrolase domain-containing protein, with the protein MMLSRREILTQLTAGVAGSMLLPSLPVLAAEPVSSITGPITGGRRGHPFSAFVDDLDTYGYVEEEYFLEGDAVQYRPTTDLSKDGKWDVEPGDKARYKTRLLVRRPKDPAKFNGTVVVEWLNVTVGWEIALLGSVSRDLYRDGFAFVMVSCQQIGLNGFALAPQGLKRWDPDRYGTLSTPGDSYSFDMFSQAGRAVGPTRPSSSVDPLGGLEVKQVIATGASQSAGRLRTYMNAIHPRDQVFDAYMPMIDFGVRVSFDDKVLDLTVPSSSSPDTGFFQPTCIRDDLDVPTIVVNSETETLFSLATKQPDTEKFRFWEVAGASHAPQPNSKYMESLRRRDGLMGASLSIGSKITWQPTADAALVALARWAAGGTAPAEQARIEVTEGTNPQVVRDEHGNARGGVRLPEVEVPIACNKGETAAFSLASLYGTSKPLPSEVLKQLYPTPEVYQQKVSEAAEAALKAGVIRPGRVDEYVEQAKHVQV; encoded by the coding sequence ATGATGCTTTCAAGACGTGAGATCCTTACGCAACTTACCGCTGGTGTCGCTGGTTCGATGCTGCTCCCTTCGCTTCCAGTGCTGGCAGCCGAGCCGGTTTCGAGCATCACGGGACCGATCACCGGAGGGCGGCGCGGGCATCCCTTTTCTGCTTTCGTCGACGATCTCGACACCTACGGATACGTGGAGGAGGAGTACTTTCTCGAAGGCGATGCGGTGCAGTATCGGCCGACGACGGATCTCTCGAAGGATGGCAAATGGGACGTTGAGCCCGGTGACAAGGCCCGTTACAAAACTCGGCTCCTTGTACGACGCCCAAAAGACCCTGCCAAGTTCAATGGCACCGTCGTAGTGGAATGGCTGAACGTCACGGTTGGTTGGGAGATCGCACTGCTCGGTTCGGTTTCACGCGATCTCTATCGCGATGGGTTTGCCTTCGTGATGGTCTCGTGTCAGCAGATAGGTCTCAACGGCTTCGCGCTAGCACCGCAAGGACTCAAGAGGTGGGACCCCGATCGGTATGGCACGCTTTCAACTCCCGGCGATTCCTACTCGTTCGATATGTTCAGCCAAGCAGGCCGGGCAGTTGGCCCGACTCGCCCGAGTTCAAGCGTCGATCCGCTGGGGGGGCTCGAAGTAAAGCAGGTCATCGCGACGGGAGCCTCGCAATCGGCCGGGCGGTTGCGAACCTACATGAATGCGATCCATCCCCGCGACCAGGTATTCGACGCGTATATGCCGATGATCGATTTTGGGGTGAGGGTGAGCTTCGACGATAAGGTGCTCGATCTTACGGTTCCCTCCTCCAGCTCGCCCGACACGGGATTCTTTCAACCCACTTGTATTCGGGATGATCTTGATGTGCCAACAATCGTGGTGAACTCCGAGACCGAAACGTTGTTCAGCCTGGCAACCAAACAGCCTGATACCGAGAAGTTTCGCTTCTGGGAGGTTGCCGGCGCCTCGCATGCGCCGCAACCGAATAGCAAGTACATGGAGAGTTTGCGACGACGCGACGGATTGATGGGAGCGAGCCTTTCGATTGGAAGCAAGATTACCTGGCAACCCACCGCCGACGCGGCGCTAGTTGCGTTAGCACGATGGGCGGCCGGCGGCACTGCGCCTGCGGAGCAGGCACGGATCGAAGTGACCGAAGGGACGAATCCTCAAGTTGTACGCGACGAACATGGCAACGCCCGCGGTGGTGTGCGATTGCCCGAGGTCGAGGTACCAATTGCCTGCAACAAAGGCGAAACCGCCGCGTTCAGTCTTGCCTCGCTGTATGGGACGTCTAAACCACTGCCAAGCGAGGTGCTGAAACAGCTCTATCCAACGCCGGAAGTCTATCAGCAAAAAGTTAGCGAAGCCGCCGAAGCGGCTTTGAAAGCGGGAGTCATCCGCCCAGGGCGAGTAGACGAGTATGTTGAGCAAGCGAAACACGTGCAAGTTTAG
- a CDS encoding MFS transporter codes for MEETNTEAEASTTSVASGAPVRTLAVALLGFFIITLDALVVSVALPAIGESVGGGITGLQWVMDGYTLPFAALLLLAGSLSDRMGAKTVFVAGLTLFVISSVGCAMADGIGLLIAARFVQGTGAAFMTPASLSLIGEAFPDPTKKARAIGIWAVGGAVASASGPLVGGALTMLSWRLIFLINLPVGAIAAWLLAGVPRSHCHPTSFDWKGQVTSLVALTALTYGLIEAGEQGISNTAVLASLSLALATGAVFLWLQMQGTHPMVPLGLFRSYAAAMPLAIGFSFMVAFFGMVFVASLFLQAERGLNPMDTGLAFVPVTAFSIFMPMLAARLAERYGAWMPIVLGQVSMSVGLFGLAAFAESASVPVLVAWMAPVGIGGGLAMPSATSLLLNSVPRRRAGTASGVLNTCRQVGGAVAIAAFGALLAALGTTAGATASYLNAALLMSITAVGSLSLRHVGAPDTSLAPMEL; via the coding sequence ATGGAAGAGACCAACACGGAAGCGGAGGCCTCGACTACGTCGGTAGCCAGCGGAGCGCCAGTCAGGACGCTGGCCGTTGCGTTGCTCGGTTTCTTTATTATCACATTGGATGCCTTGGTAGTAAGCGTCGCGCTACCTGCGATTGGTGAAAGCGTGGGTGGCGGCATCACCGGCTTGCAGTGGGTGATGGATGGTTACACGCTGCCATTTGCAGCGCTATTGCTTTTGGCCGGATCGCTTTCAGATCGAATGGGAGCGAAAACCGTTTTCGTTGCTGGGCTGACGCTGTTTGTTATAAGTTCTGTTGGCTGTGCCATGGCCGACGGAATCGGGTTGTTGATTGCCGCCCGGTTTGTGCAGGGAACAGGCGCGGCCTTCATGACTCCAGCCTCCTTGTCGCTGATCGGCGAAGCGTTTCCAGATCCCACGAAGAAGGCTCGCGCCATCGGAATCTGGGCGGTCGGCGGAGCAGTGGCTTCGGCGTCTGGTCCATTGGTGGGAGGAGCGCTAACCATGCTCAGCTGGCGGCTGATTTTCTTGATCAACTTGCCGGTAGGAGCCATCGCAGCATGGTTGTTAGCCGGGGTGCCGCGTTCGCATTGCCATCCCACTTCGTTCGATTGGAAAGGGCAAGTCACTTCGCTTGTGGCCTTAACTGCTTTGACCTATGGTTTGATTGAAGCTGGTGAGCAGGGAATCAGCAACACCGCAGTACTCGCCTCGCTATCGTTGGCTCTAGCTACAGGAGCCGTGTTCTTGTGGCTGCAGATGCAAGGAACCCATCCCATGGTTCCATTGGGCCTATTCCGCTCGTACGCGGCGGCGATGCCATTGGCCATTGGCTTCTCATTCATGGTGGCTTTCTTTGGCATGGTGTTCGTTGCGAGTCTGTTCCTGCAAGCAGAGCGTGGATTGAATCCTATGGATACGGGACTGGCCTTTGTGCCGGTTACTGCATTCTCGATCTTCATGCCAATGCTCGCTGCGCGTCTTGCTGAACGATACGGTGCATGGATGCCGATCGTGCTTGGTCAGGTGTCGATGAGCGTAGGACTGTTCGGGCTGGCTGCGTTCGCCGAAAGTGCTAGTGTGCCGGTGCTCGTGGCCTGGATGGCACCCGTCGGAATTGGCGGAGGGCTCGCGATGCCCTCAGCCACATCGTTGTTGCTGAATAGCGTGCCGCGTCGCCGTGCGGGAACTGCCAGCGGAGTGCTTAATACCTGTCGCCAGGTTGGCGGGGCAGTCGCCATCGCCGCTTTCGGGGCTCTGCTGGCCGCTTTGGGAACCACCGCAGGGGCGACCGCAAGTTACTTGAACGCAGCCTTGTTGATGTCGATTACCGCAGTGGGGAGCCTGAGTCTTCGCCATGTTGGTGCGCCTGATACTTCCCTGGCGCCGATGGAACTCTAG
- a CDS encoding (R)-mandelonitrile lyase, with protein sequence MQITRVGSQDSVAGPADWFTGRTRIDPLFQAPEPARVTGSTVTFEPGARTAWHTHPLGQTLVVTAGLGWVQCEGEEIQEIRPGDVVWFPPGIKHWHGASPTTAMTHIAIQEALNGSAVEWMEHVTDEQYQK encoded by the coding sequence ATGCAAATCACACGTGTCGGAAGTCAAGACTCAGTTGCCGGACCAGCCGATTGGTTCACCGGGCGTACCCGTATCGATCCGTTGTTCCAGGCACCCGAACCTGCTCGTGTTACCGGATCCACGGTTACCTTCGAACCAGGCGCACGCACGGCCTGGCACACCCACCCGCTTGGTCAAACGCTGGTCGTCACAGCAGGCCTTGGTTGGGTGCAATGCGAAGGGGAGGAGATTCAAGAGATCCGTCCTGGCGATGTGGTTTGGTTCCCACCAGGCATCAAGCACTGGCACGGAGCAAGCCCCACGACGGCCATGACCCACATTGCTATTCAAGAAGCCCTGAATGGATCGGCCGTGGAGTGGATGGAGCACGTTACCGACGAGCAGTATCAGAAGTAA